In Thauera aromatica K172, one DNA window encodes the following:
- a CDS encoding DUF748 domain-containing protein yields the protein MSDTTTDSSAVPHRRSRGRRALWGMGAVLAVAAIAYLAVPPIARHYGQKLLADMLGREVRIDRVLVNPFRLSAEIGGLEVMESGGEGEALAFDSLRANFELESIVRRGPVLRELELVGPRLKLVLDQDGRHNWADVAARIAAVEGEERTAGDGRPLPFSIGNIRIRGGQITVEDRPRALTHELADIDLGVPFVSNLPVRVETFVQPSLSATLNGDPLLLSARTKPFAESQETVVDVVLEAFDLAPWLAYLPGEQRFRLPSALLSTNLELSFRQMPDAAPEVVLRGPVRVDKLVLQDRRGAPLAAAAEAELELADVQPLAGRWHFTRLRLVQPEFDIVRLQDGGLNVLDLLPPEPARRKTDEAGAAQEDGSAGAEAKASGSGADAGPPDFLLALARIRDGVIRFEDRSLATPFRTRIEAINLDVRDLATVSDLPAGIRLDYASDAGESFHHEGQLRLQPFELDGQLQFEALQLARYAPYLADVLPGAEVRTGRLGGSVHYRAARGAEGEPVFGFGAQALSLRDFALALKGSKDAAVKLPELDVREASVDLAGRKLAVAGIDVRGAAVSAVRQKDGEFDLMRLFAAAPGGSRNGAGKGAGKGAIKGGAAKPVAPEWTVAVDKLALQAASLRVEDRTVAKPVVTTVNDIQFELDGFSTAKGNSSRIKLDSRLNRRGRVGVSGALALEPLKADLRLDLRSVDLLPLQPYVLEQTSVAISRGSLTSQGRLTLRSGRRGQLLGAFRGDLGVAGFASVDRLNATDFVRWRTLRVGGIDARLEPFSLAIERVALDDFHTRLILDENGRLNLREIGAVRGEAPAGAAPSSAPAEPGSDGAVAGTGPAAAARSVELAPPASPPPPVRIERIEVTRGNVAFSDRFIQPNYDANLTDLAGALVGLSTAEDTIARLDLSGKVDKAAPLSITGELNPFRQDAHLDLLATVKDFELTGLSGYSGKYVGYGISRGKLSAELNYKIEDRRLTATNRIFLDQLTFGDKIDSPDAVNLPVQLAVSLLKNGRGEIDLRLPVSGTLDDPEFSVFGLVVKMLFNLIGKALTSPFALLGAALGGAEDLATLELAPGHARPGEAQQDKLATLAQALIDRPALRLDVTGRADPAVDSDGLRQAGLDRAVRAQKLKALIARGEEAPSIEEIEIGAGEYPELLKKAYREADFKKPRNLIGLAKDLPEAEMEALMRANVAVGDAELHALARQRAQAVRDWLVEEGKVPGERIFLLEPRVEPAGEGGQVKFSLR from the coding sequence ATGTCTGATACCACCACCGACTCGAGCGCCGTCCCGCACCGGCGGAGCCGGGGCCGGCGGGCCCTGTGGGGCATGGGGGCGGTGCTGGCCGTCGCCGCCATCGCCTACTTGGCGGTTCCACCGATTGCCCGGCATTACGGGCAGAAGCTGCTCGCCGATATGCTCGGCCGCGAAGTCCGCATCGATCGGGTGCTGGTCAATCCTTTCCGCCTGAGCGCCGAGATCGGCGGGCTCGAGGTGATGGAGTCGGGAGGCGAGGGCGAAGCGCTGGCTTTCGATTCCCTGCGCGCCAATTTCGAACTCGAGTCGATCGTGCGCCGGGGACCGGTGCTGCGCGAACTGGAACTGGTCGGGCCGCGCCTCAAGCTCGTCCTCGACCAGGACGGCCGGCATAACTGGGCCGATGTCGCCGCGCGCATCGCGGCCGTGGAGGGAGAGGAGCGCACGGCCGGCGACGGTCGGCCGCTGCCGTTCTCGATCGGCAACATCCGCATCCGTGGGGGGCAGATCACGGTCGAGGACCGGCCGCGCGCCCTGACCCACGAACTGGCCGACATCGATCTCGGCGTGCCTTTCGTGTCGAATCTGCCGGTGCGGGTCGAGACCTTCGTCCAGCCTTCGCTGTCGGCGACGCTCAATGGCGACCCGCTGCTGCTCAGCGCGCGCACCAAACCTTTCGCCGAGAGCCAGGAAACCGTGGTGGACGTCGTCCTCGAGGCGTTCGATCTGGCTCCCTGGCTCGCCTACCTGCCCGGCGAGCAGCGTTTCCGCCTGCCTTCGGCCTTGCTCAGCACCAATCTCGAACTGTCGTTCCGCCAGATGCCGGACGCCGCGCCCGAGGTCGTGCTGCGTGGCCCGGTCCGCGTCGACAAGCTCGTGCTCCAGGACCGCCGCGGCGCGCCGCTGGCGGCCGCAGCCGAAGCCGAACTCGAACTCGCCGACGTTCAGCCCCTGGCCGGACGCTGGCACTTCACCCGCTTGCGCCTGGTGCAGCCCGAATTCGACATCGTCCGGCTCCAGGACGGAGGGCTGAACGTGCTCGACCTTCTGCCCCCGGAACCGGCACGGCGGAAAACGGACGAGGCGGGCGCCGCGCAGGAAGACGGCAGCGCCGGTGCCGAAGCGAAGGCTTCGGGGAGCGGAGCGGATGCCGGGCCCCCGGATTTCCTCCTCGCCCTGGCGCGTATCCGTGACGGCGTGATCCGCTTCGAGGATCGCAGCCTGGCCACGCCTTTCCGCACCCGCATTGAGGCGATCAACCTCGACGTGCGCGATCTGGCGACGGTCAGCGACCTGCCCGCCGGGATCCGCCTCGACTACGCCAGCGATGCCGGCGAAAGCTTCCACCATGAGGGCCAGCTGCGCCTGCAGCCCTTCGAACTCGATGGCCAGCTCCAGTTCGAAGCGCTGCAGCTTGCGCGCTATGCCCCCTATCTCGCTGATGTTCTGCCCGGTGCCGAGGTGCGCACCGGCCGCCTCGGCGGCAGCGTCCACTACCGCGCCGCGCGCGGGGCCGAGGGCGAGCCCGTATTCGGATTCGGCGCCCAGGCGCTGTCGCTGCGCGATTTCGCCCTCGCGCTCAAGGGCAGCAAGGATGCCGCGGTGAAACTGCCCGAGCTCGACGTGCGCGAGGCCAGCGTCGACCTCGCCGGGCGCAAGCTGGCGGTGGCGGGGATCGATGTCAGGGGCGCGGCCGTGTCCGCCGTCCGCCAGAAAGACGGCGAATTCGACCTGATGCGCCTGTTTGCCGCCGCGCCGGGCGGCTCCCGCAACGGCGCCGGCAAGGGCGCCGGCAAGGGCGCCATCAAGGGGGGCGCAGCGAAACCGGTGGCTCCGGAGTGGACGGTGGCGGTGGACAAGCTCGCGCTGCAGGCCGCCTCGCTCCGGGTCGAGGACCGGACGGTGGCGAAGCCGGTGGTCACCACGGTCAACGACATCCAGTTCGAGCTCGACGGTTTTTCCACCGCAAAGGGCAACAGCAGCCGGATCAAGCTCGATTCCCGCCTCAACCGGCGCGGCCGCGTCGGTGTCTCGGGAGCGTTGGCGCTGGAGCCGCTGAAGGCCGACCTGCGCCTGGACCTGCGCAGCGTCGACCTGCTCCCGCTGCAGCCCTACGTGCTCGAGCAGACGAGCGTCGCCATTTCGCGCGGCAGCCTCACCAGCCAGGGCCGGCTCACGCTCCGGAGCGGGCGCCGGGGGCAGTTGCTGGGCGCTTTTCGCGGCGACCTGGGAGTGGCCGGCTTCGCTTCGGTCGACCGCCTGAATGCGACCGATTTCGTGCGTTGGCGGACGTTGCGCGTGGGCGGGATCGATGCCCGCCTCGAACCTTTCTCGCTCGCCATCGAGCGCGTCGCGCTCGATGATTTCCATACCCGGCTGATCCTGGACGAGAACGGCCGGCTCAACTTGCGCGAGATCGGCGCCGTGCGCGGTGAAGCGCCCGCCGGCGCTGCGCCGTCTTCGGCGCCTGCCGAGCCCGGAAGCGACGGCGCCGTGGCCGGGACCGGACCGGCGGCGGCCGCCCGCAGCGTCGAGCTGGCGCCACCGGCTTCGCCTCCGCCGCCGGTGCGCATCGAGCGCATCGAGGTCACGCGCGGCAACGTCGCCTTCAGCGACCGTTTCATCCAGCCGAACTACGATGCCAACCTGACCGATCTGGCCGGCGCGCTGGTGGGGCTGTCGACCGCCGAGGACACGATCGCCCGGCTCGACCTCAGCGGCAAGGTGGATAAGGCCGCACCTTTGAGCATCACCGGCGAACTCAACCCCTTCCGCCAGGACGCCCATCTCGACCTCCTCGCCACGGTGAAGGATTTCGAACTCACCGGGCTGTCGGGTTATTCGGGCAAGTACGTCGGCTATGGCATTTCCCGCGGCAAGCTGTCGGCCGAGCTGAACTACAAGATCGAGGACCGCCGGCTGACGGCGACCAACCGGATCTTCCTCGATCAGCTGACTTTCGGCGACAAGATCGACAGTCCGGACGCGGTGAACCTGCCGGTGCAGCTGGCGGTATCCTTGCTCAAGAATGGTCGCGGCGAGATCGACCTGCGCCTGCCGGTCAGCGGCACGCTGGACGACCCCGAGTTCAGCGTTTTCGGCCTGGTGGTGAAGATGCTGTTCAACCTGATCGGCAAGGCCCTCACTTCGCCGTTCGCGCTGCTTGGTGCGGCGCTGGGGGGCGCAGAGGATCTGGCCACCCTCGAACTTGCGCCCGGCCACGCCCGCCCCGGCGAGGCTCAGCAGGACAAGCTCGCCACCCTGGCGCAGGCGCTGATCGACCGGCCGGCGCTGCGTCTGGACGTTACCGGCCGCGCCGATCCGGCGGTCGACAGCGACGGCCTGCGCCAGGCTGGCCTCGACCGGGCGGTGCGCGCACAGAAGCTGAAGGCGCTGATCGCACGCGGAGAAGAAGCCCCGTCGATCGAGGAAATCGAGATCGGCGCCGGAGAGTATCCCGAGCTGCTGAAGAAGGCTTACCGCGAGGCCGACTTCAAGAAGCCGCGCAACCTGATCGGCCTGGCCAAGGATCTGCCGGAGGCGGAAATGGAAGCGCTGATGCGCGCCAACGTCGCCGTCGGTGATGCCGAACTGCACGCGCTCGCCCGCCAGCGGGCACAGGCGGTGCGCGACTGGCTGGTGGAAGAAGGCAAGGTGCCGGGCGAGCGCATCTTCCTCCTCGAACCCCGGGTCGAGCCGGCCGGCGAGGGCGGCCAGGTGAAGTTCTCGCTGCGCTGA
- a CDS encoding DUF3617 domain-containing protein yields the protein MRLTLTLAASLLGSAALAAPPAIDPPQRMPGLWMINTAPAESAASVPGFHLCVGSGEDDVLRRPGNPFAHCSEQRWTRDAHYTYYSASCTADGRSSRVEGRFGGDFMYNFQGELTVTPEPATAGSAATRLAIDGRRLGPCKAGQAPGKFLIRGRDGVGNLNVGEPIGPR from the coding sequence ATGCGTCTCACCCTCACCCTCGCCGCAAGCCTGCTCGGCAGCGCGGCCCTTGCCGCCCCGCCCGCCATCGACCCGCCGCAGCGCATGCCCGGGCTGTGGATGATCAACACCGCGCCGGCCGAATCGGCCGCGAGCGTGCCCGGCTTTCACCTGTGCGTCGGCAGCGGCGAGGACGACGTCCTGCGCCGTCCGGGCAATCCCTTCGCGCACTGCAGCGAGCAACGCTGGACGCGGGACGCGCATTACACCTACTACAGCGCAAGCTGTACCGCGGATGGCCGCAGCAGCCGGGTGGAAGGCCGCTTCGGCGGCGACTTCATGTACAACTTCCAGGGCGAACTCACCGTCACCCCGGAGCCGGCGACCGCCGGCAGCGCGGCCACCCGGCTGGCAATCGACGGGCGCCGCCTCGGCCCCTGCAAGGCCGGCCAGGCGCCGGGAAAGTTCCTGATCCGGGGCCGTGACGGCGTCGGCAACCTGAACGTGGGCGAGCCGATCGGGCCACGCTGA
- the sufT gene encoding putative Fe-S cluster assembly protein SufT — MKEERTMGEHYGETESRVLQRDCAAVSVPWGQAETLQAGDFALVTQRLGGSITVMSGGNLYRIDEGDADALGLEPQPLATLPAGTGALDAESIERAAWAQLATCYDPEIPIDIVDLGLVYACTAEALGDGRYRLAVSMTLTAPGCGMGTLIADEARTKLLAIPGVAEADVTLVWDPPWSREMMSEAARLEMGLY, encoded by the coding sequence ATGAAGGAGGAACGGACCATGGGCGAGCACTACGGCGAAACCGAATCCCGCGTGCTGCAGCGCGACTGCGCGGCCGTCAGCGTCCCTTGGGGACAGGCGGAAACGCTGCAGGCAGGCGATTTCGCGCTGGTCACCCAGCGCCTGGGCGGCTCGATCACGGTGATGAGCGGCGGCAATCTGTATCGCATCGACGAAGGCGACGCCGACGCCCTCGGCCTCGAGCCGCAGCCCCTCGCCACGCTCCCGGCCGGCACCGGCGCGCTCGACGCCGAGAGCATCGAGCGCGCGGCGTGGGCACAGCTGGCCACCTGCTACGACCCCGAAATTCCGATCGACATCGTCGACCTCGGCCTGGTCTATGCCTGCACGGCCGAAGCGCTGGGCGACGGCCGCTACCGGCTGGCGGTCAGCATGACCCTGACCGCGCCCGGCTGCGGCATGGGCACGCTGATCGCCGACGAGGCGCGGACCAAGCTGCTCGCCATTCCCGGCGTCGCCGAAGCCGACGTCACCCTGGTGTGGGACCCGCCGTGGAGCCGCGAGATGATGAGCGAAGCCGCCCGGCTGGAAATGGGGCTGTACTGA
- the sufU gene encoding Fe-S cluster assembly sulfur transfer protein SufU → MNDKQDSLRELYQEVIFDHNRNPRNFHKMADADRHADGHNPLCGDQLTVYLRVADGVVHDVSFVGHGCAISTASASLMTEAVKGKPVAEVEALFRDVHALLTGGQGTEAPARDVGKLAALSGVKEFPARVKCATLAWHTLHNALAGDQDTAQTE, encoded by the coding sequence ATGAACGACAAGCAGGATTCGCTGCGTGAGCTGTACCAGGAAGTGATCTTCGACCACAACCGCAACCCGCGCAATTTCCACAAGATGGCCGACGCCGACCGCCACGCCGACGGCCACAACCCGCTGTGCGGCGACCAGCTCACCGTGTACCTGCGGGTGGCCGACGGCGTCGTGCACGACGTCAGCTTCGTCGGCCACGGCTGTGCGATCTCGACCGCCTCGGCCTCGCTGATGACCGAAGCGGTCAAGGGCAAGCCGGTCGCAGAAGTGGAAGCGCTGTTCCGCGACGTCCATGCCCTGCTCACCGGCGGCCAGGGCACGGAAGCGCCGGCGCGCGACGTCGGCAAGCTGGCGGCACTGTCCGGAGTGAAGGAATTCCCGGCGCGGGTGAAGTGCGCCACCCTGGCCTGGCACACCCTGCACAACGCCCTCGCCGGCGATCAAGACACGGCGCAGACCGAATGA
- a CDS encoding cysteine desulfurase: MNAPLPPTHTGTRPATPTGAALPGIAADFPILARPLRGHRLVYLDNGATTQKPEAVIEAERRFYRESNANIHRGVHWLSQHATELYDAARATVQRYLNAAHAEEIVFTRGTTEAINLVAHSWGRSQLEAGDEILLTTLEHHSNIVPWQLLCEQTGAVLKVAPVDETGTLELAAFDALLGERTRLVAITHVSNALGTVNPVAALTARAHAAGAVVLIDGAQAVAHQGVDVQAIGCDFYAFSGHKLYGPTGIGVLYGRAGLLAAMPPWQGGGDMIRTVAFERSTFAEPPQRFEAGTPNIAGAIGLAAAIDYVDRVGLARIAAHEHALLGHASAALGDIPGVRLVGTARDKAGILSFLVDGIHPHDLGTILDAEGVAIRAGHHCAMPLMTRFGIPGTARASFAMYNDIGDIDALVAAIHKAQDLFGTRRPG; encoded by the coding sequence ATGAACGCCCCGCTCCCGCCTACCCACACAGGCACCCGCCCGGCGACGCCGACAGGCGCCGCCCTGCCGGGAATCGCCGCCGACTTCCCGATTCTTGCCCGCCCGCTGCGGGGCCACCGCCTGGTGTACCTCGACAACGGCGCGACCACGCAGAAGCCGGAAGCGGTGATCGAAGCCGAGCGCCGCTTCTACCGCGAGTCCAACGCCAACATCCACCGCGGCGTGCACTGGCTGTCGCAGCACGCCACCGAGCTCTACGACGCCGCGCGCGCCACCGTGCAGCGCTACCTCAACGCTGCGCACGCCGAGGAGATCGTGTTTACCCGCGGCACCACCGAAGCGATCAACCTGGTCGCGCACAGCTGGGGACGCAGCCAGCTCGAAGCCGGCGACGAGATCCTGCTCACCACCCTCGAACACCACTCCAACATCGTGCCCTGGCAGCTGCTGTGCGAACAGACCGGCGCGGTGCTCAAGGTGGCGCCGGTCGATGAGACCGGCACGCTCGAGCTCGCCGCCTTCGACGCCCTGCTCGGGGAGCGCACCCGGCTGGTGGCGATCACCCACGTGTCGAACGCGCTCGGCACGGTGAACCCGGTCGCCGCCCTCACCGCCCGGGCACACGCCGCCGGTGCGGTGGTGCTCATCGACGGCGCCCAGGCGGTAGCCCACCAGGGCGTCGATGTGCAGGCGATCGGTTGCGACTTCTATGCTTTTTCCGGGCACAAGCTGTACGGCCCGACCGGCATCGGCGTGCTCTACGGCCGCGCCGGACTGCTCGCCGCGATGCCGCCGTGGCAGGGCGGCGGCGACATGATCCGCACCGTCGCCTTCGAGCGCAGCACCTTCGCCGAGCCGCCCCAGCGCTTCGAGGCCGGCACCCCCAACATCGCCGGCGCGATCGGGCTGGCGGCGGCGATCGACTATGTCGACCGGGTGGGTCTGGCACGCATCGCCGCCCACGAGCACGCCCTTCTTGGGCACGCCAGCGCTGCGCTCGGCGACATCCCCGGCGTGCGCCTGGTGGGCACGGCGCGGGACAAGGCCGGCATCCTGTCCTTCCTCGTCGATGGCATCCACCCCCACGACCTCGGCACAATACTGGATGCCGAAGGGGTGGCGATCCGCGCCGGCCACCACTGCGCGATGCCGCTGATGACGCGCTTCGGCATTCCCGGCACGGCCCGCGCCTCGTTCGCGATGTACAACGACATCGGCGACATCGACGCCCTGGTCGCGGCCATCCACAAGGCGCAGGATCTGTTCGGCACGAGGAGGCCCGGATGA
- the sufD gene encoding Fe-S cluster assembly protein SufD yields MSALDFWVARQRDTAAALPGADIPWLARLRTDAIARFADEGWPTTRRENWRHTSLAFMEQQALAVGEAVPPERILAALRARFDAASPAAAHWLVFIDGRFAPALSTLAELPGGVRLGSLADALAQTPEAVEAAFGQAADGETPAALNAALAADGAWIRLARGSVVEAPIHLVFIAAGAADQHLRNLVIAEAGAQATIVEHYPAGAAGSTLSTAVTRVLAAQDSRLTHLKLQEEGEQAIHLATIEAEQARGAVFASHSLSFGARLARTDIRTRLTGEGAEVLLNGLYHADGRRHVDHHTRIDHASPQGTSREYYRGLLDGSARGVFAGRIIVAQDAQRTDALQRCDNLLLSPLAEADARPELEIYADDVKCAHGATVGQLDEDALFYLRARGVDSEHARQLLTYAFAAEVLERIAQPPLRALGRAALFTRLPGAARLEELS; encoded by the coding sequence ATGAGCGCGCTCGATTTCTGGGTCGCACGCCAGCGCGACACCGCCGCCGCGCTGCCCGGGGCCGACATCCCCTGGCTCGCCCGCCTGCGCACGGACGCAATCGCCCGCTTCGCCGACGAAGGCTGGCCCACGACGCGGCGCGAGAACTGGCGCCACACCTCGCTCGCCTTCATGGAGCAACAGGCCCTGGCGGTGGGCGAAGCCGTGCCCCCCGAACGCATCCTCGCCGCGCTGCGCGCGCGTTTCGACGCCGCAAGCCCGGCCGCCGCGCACTGGCTCGTGTTCATCGACGGCCGCTTCGCCCCCGCGCTATCCACGCTCGCCGAGCTGCCTGGCGGCGTGCGGCTCGGCAGTCTCGCCGACGCGCTGGCGCAAACCCCCGAAGCCGTCGAAGCGGCCTTCGGCCAGGCCGCCGACGGCGAGACGCCGGCCGCGCTGAATGCCGCCCTCGCCGCCGACGGCGCCTGGATCCGCCTGGCGCGCGGCAGCGTCGTGGAAGCGCCGATCCACCTCGTCTTCATCGCCGCGGGCGCCGCCGACCAGCATCTGCGCAACCTCGTCATCGCCGAGGCCGGCGCGCAGGCGACCATCGTCGAGCACTATCCGGCCGGCGCCGCGGGCAGCACCCTGAGCACGGCGGTCACACGCGTGCTCGCCGCGCAGGACAGCCGGCTCACCCACCTCAAGCTGCAGGAGGAAGGCGAGCAGGCGATCCACCTTGCCACGATCGAAGCCGAACAAGCGCGCGGCGCCGTGTTCGCCTCGCACTCGCTGTCCTTCGGCGCCCGCCTCGCGCGCACCGACATCCGCACCCGGCTCACCGGCGAAGGCGCCGAAGTGCTGCTCAACGGCCTCTACCATGCCGACGGCCGCCGCCATGTCGATCACCACACCCGCATCGACCACGCCTCGCCGCAGGGCACCAGCCGTGAGTACTACCGCGGCCTGCTCGACGGCAGCGCGCGCGGCGTGTTCGCCGGCCGCATCATCGTCGCCCAGGACGCCCAGCGCACCGATGCCCTGCAGCGCTGCGACAACCTGCTGCTGTCGCCGCTGGCCGAGGCCGACGCCCGCCCCGAGCTCGAGATCTACGCCGATGACGTCAAGTGCGCCCACGGCGCCACCGTCGGCCAGCTCGACGAGGACGCACTGTTCTACCTGCGCGCGCGCGGCGTCGACAGCGAACACGCGCGCCAGCTGCTGACCTACGCCTTCGCCGCCGAAGTGCTCGAACGCATCGCCCAACCGCCGCTGCGCGCGCTCGGCCGCGCCGCCCTGTTCACCCGCCTGCCCGGCGCCGCCCGCCTGGAGGAGCTGTCATGA
- the sufC gene encoding Fe-S cluster assembly ATPase SufC, producing the protein MLKIKNLHAAIDGKAILQGLNLEVKDGEVHAIMGPNGSGKSTLAQVLAGRETFTVTEGSVEWDGSDLLALPAEERARAGLFLAFQYPVEIPGVSNAYFLKAAVNAIRRHRGLPEYDAMDFLSRVKAEMKAVGMKEEFLYRSVNEGFSGGEKKRNEVLQMALLEPRLAVLDETDSGLDIDALKVVAEGVNRLRSPERSMIVITHYQRLLDYIVPDQVHVLSQGRIVRSGGRELALELEAHGYGWIDAAPGGKAGAASPGVQPTGAQP; encoded by the coding sequence ATGCTGAAAATCAAAAACCTGCACGCTGCAATCGACGGCAAGGCGATCCTCCAGGGCCTCAACCTGGAAGTGAAGGACGGCGAAGTGCACGCGATCATGGGGCCCAACGGTTCGGGCAAGAGCACGCTCGCCCAGGTGCTGGCCGGGCGCGAAACCTTCACCGTCACCGAAGGCAGCGTGGAATGGGACGGTAGCGACCTGCTCGCCCTGCCCGCCGAGGAGCGCGCCCGCGCCGGACTGTTCCTCGCCTTCCAGTATCCGGTCGAGATTCCCGGCGTCTCCAACGCCTACTTCCTGAAGGCCGCGGTCAACGCGATCCGCCGCCACCGCGGCCTGCCCGAATACGACGCAATGGACTTCCTCTCCAGGGTGAAGGCCGAGATGAAGGCGGTCGGGATGAAGGAGGAGTTCCTCTACCGCTCGGTGAACGAAGGCTTTTCCGGCGGCGAGAAGAAGCGCAACGAAGTGCTGCAGATGGCCCTGCTCGAGCCCCGCCTGGCGGTGCTCGACGAGACCGACTCGGGGCTCGACATCGATGCGCTCAAGGTCGTCGCCGAAGGCGTCAACCGGCTGCGCTCGCCGGAGCGCTCGATGATCGTGATCACCCACTACCAGCGTCTGCTCGACTACATCGTGCCCGACCAGGTGCATGTGCTGTCGCAGGGGCGCATCGTGCGCTCGGGCGGGCGCGAGCTGGCGCTCGAACTCGAAGCGCACGGCTATGGGTGGATCGACGCCGCGCCGGGAGGCAAGGCCGGCGCCGCGTCCCCGGGAGTCCAACCCACCGGAGCCCAGCCATGA
- the sufB gene encoding Fe-S cluster assembly protein SufB translates to MNAPTITPSRSDALGAYLEQDYTAGFETRLDTDTVPKGLSEDIIRLISARKGEPDWMLEWRLEAYRHWLTMRPPTWAAVHFPSIDFQDIVYYSAPKSKKDGPKSLDEVDPELLRTFEKLGVPLHERARLAGVAVDAVFDSVSVATTFQKELAEHGIVFCAFSEAVKNHPALVQKYLGTVVPPGDNFYAALNSAVFSDGSFVFIPKGVKCPMELSTYFRINARDTGQFERTLIIAEEGASVSYLEGCTAPMRDENQLHAAVVELIALDDAKIKYSTVQNWYPGDKDGKGGIYNFVTKRGDCRGARSHISWTQVETGSAITWKYPSVILRGDSSVGDFHSVALTNNLQQADTGTKMIHMGRNTKSTILSKGISAGRGSNTFRGLVKVTPKAEGARNYTQCDSLLIGDRCAAHTFPTIEVRHPTAHVEHEATTSRIGEDQLFYAMQRGISAEDAVSMIVNGFCREVFKELPMEFAVEAQKLLGVSLEGSVG, encoded by the coding sequence ATGAACGCCCCGACCATCACCCCCTCGCGCAGCGACGCCCTCGGCGCCTATCTCGAGCAAGACTACACCGCCGGCTTCGAAACCCGGCTCGATACCGACACCGTGCCCAAGGGTTTGTCCGAAGACATCATCCGCCTGATCTCGGCGCGCAAGGGCGAACCCGACTGGATGCTCGAGTGGCGGCTCGAAGCCTATCGCCACTGGCTGACGATGCGCCCCCCCACCTGGGCCGCAGTGCACTTCCCGTCGATCGACTTCCAGGACATCGTCTACTACTCGGCGCCGAAGTCGAAGAAGGACGGCCCCAAGAGCCTCGACGAAGTCGACCCCGAGCTGCTGCGCACGTTCGAGAAGCTCGGCGTGCCGCTGCACGAGCGCGCACGGCTGGCCGGCGTGGCGGTGGATGCGGTGTTCGACTCGGTGTCCGTGGCAACCACCTTCCAGAAGGAGCTCGCCGAGCACGGCATCGTCTTCTGTGCGTTTTCCGAGGCGGTGAAGAACCACCCCGCGCTGGTGCAGAAGTACCTCGGCACGGTGGTGCCGCCGGGCGACAACTTCTATGCCGCACTCAACTCGGCGGTGTTCTCCGACGGCTCCTTCGTCTTCATCCCCAAGGGCGTGAAGTGCCCGATGGAGCTGTCCACCTACTTTCGCATCAACGCGCGCGACACCGGCCAGTTCGAGCGCACGCTGATCATTGCCGAGGAAGGCGCCTCGGTCAGCTACCTCGAAGGCTGCACCGCGCCGATGCGCGACGAGAACCAGCTCCACGCCGCGGTCGTCGAGCTGATCGCGCTCGACGACGCCAAGATCAAGTATTCGACGGTGCAGAACTGGTATCCGGGCGACAAGGACGGCAAGGGCGGCATCTACAACTTCGTCACCAAACGCGGCGACTGCCGCGGCGCACGCTCGCACATCTCGTGGACCCAGGTCGAGACCGGCTCGGCGATCACCTGGAAGTACCCGAGCGTGATCCTGCGCGGCGACTCGTCGGTAGGCGATTTCCACTCGGTGGCGCTCACCAACAACCTGCAGCAGGCCGACACCGGCACCAAGATGATCCACATGGGGCGCAACACGAAAAGCACCATCCTCAGCAAGGGCATCTCCGCCGGGCGCGGCAGCAACACCTTCCGCGGCCTGGTGAAAGTCACGCCGAAGGCCGAAGGTGCGCGCAACTACACCCAGTGCGATTCGCTGCTGATCGGCGACCGCTGCGCGGCGCACACCTTCCCGACGATCGAGGTGCGCCACCCCACGGCGCATGTGGAGCACGAGGCCACCACCTCGCGCATCGGCGAGGACCAGCTGTTCTACGCGATGCAGCGCGGCATCAGCGCCGAGGACGCGGTGTCGATGATCGTCAATGGCTTCTGCCGCGAAGTGTTCAAGGAACTGCCGATGGAATTTGCGGTGGAAGCACAGAAACTGTTGGGCGTGAGCCTCGAAGGCAGCGTCGGCTAA
- a CDS encoding SUF system Fe-S cluster assembly regulator: protein MLRISKLTDYGTLILAHMASRPERLHSATELAETLGLGVPTVSKVLKALGRHALVNSHRGASGGYALARPPQQINMAHIVDALEEQPFGLTECSAGSGLCSLETGCRIRDNWQRINGVVRRALEDVSVADMIHPHGPASSITEHRVHGPEPHPGTARLTRLDHQED, encoded by the coding sequence ATGTTGCGCATTAGCAAGCTTACCGACTACGGCACCCTGATCCTGGCCCACATGGCCAGTCGTCCCGAACGCCTGCACAGCGCCACCGAGCTGGCCGAAACGCTGGGGCTGGGTGTACCGACCGTGAGCAAGGTGCTGAAGGCGCTCGGCCGTCATGCCCTGGTAAACAGCCACCGCGGCGCCAGCGGTGGCTATGCGCTGGCGCGCCCGCCGCAGCAGATCAACATGGCGCACATCGTCGATGCGCTCGAGGAGCAGCCTTTCGGCCTTACCGAGTGCAGCGCCGGCAGCGGACTGTGTTCGCTGGAAACGGGCTGCCGCATCCGCGACAACTGGCAGCGCATCAACGGCGTCGTCCGGCGCGCGCTGGAGGATGTCAGCGTCGCCGACATGATCCACCCCCACGGCCCGGCGTCCAGCATCACCGAACACCGGGTGCACGGCCCCGAGCCTCACCCGGGGACGGCACGCCTGACCAGGCTAGACCACCAGGAGGACTGA